The bacterium DNA window AGCGAATCAGGGACTTGCGGGACGAAGGCATGGAGATCCGCTGCGGCGAGCGTGGCGCGGCCGTATAGATAGAGCGAATCGGGATTCAGACCGTCGCTGCGCAGCCGGACGTTGAACGCGCCGGAGTTGGTGCGAATCTCACCGGCAAGTGCGGCGGCGTTTTCGTAGAGCTCGGCTTCAACGTCGGCAGCGATTTCGACGGCGCCGTAGAAGGCGCTGTCGAGTTCAATCCGGCCTCTCCAGTCGTGACTCCACGCGGACGACGGTGATTTGGTGAGCGCGGCGCGGCCATTGAAGGCGTGCGCGACGGAATCGCCGAGCCAGTAGGACAACACAAGATTGGTGAAGCTGACGCCGAGCGAAACGCGGGCGGAGTCGGCGTAGTTCTCAATCTCGACGTCGCCTTTCAATTGACCCACGTGTTCGGCGGAGGCGGCAAAGATTGCGGTGAGGTCGCGGCGCTGGACATGGCCATGCAGGTCGAGCGTAAGACTGCCGAGCGCGGGAAACGCCGGCGCCCATTGCCCGGCGACATAGGCGGATGTTCCGTTAAAGACAGCAGCTCCCGCCCAGAGCGTATCGGAATACGGTCGGACGACGGCATTGCTGGCGAATGAGAAATTGCCGGCTTGCGCGATATTGCAATCGTAGGTGATGATCGAATCAGTGAGGGCAGCGTCACCGGTCAGCGTATGATTGGTGAACGTTGTGCTGAAAGCGTCGCCAAGTCGGACAGCGAGTGAATCCACGCCGAGGGTGAGGCGGTCGAGACGAATCCAAAGCGGTCGCGTGGTCGTGTCCGGCTCGGGCGAGGGCAACGTGGCGAAGGCGCGTTGAAGATTGCTGCCGGACGAGTCGACGACGATGCGGCCGCGGATGTGCTCCAGATCGGCCTTCAAGACATGCACGCGACCGAGGACCAAATCCCACGGCGCGAGCCATACGCGGGCGCGGTCGGTCGTGAGCACGACGGCACCGGCGTCGTCTTTGATCACGAGGTTGCGCGCGACGAGAGCGCCGTGGAGCTTGAGGGTGATGTAGTCTACAGAAACGGTGCCGGCGATCTGGCGATTGACGATTTTGAGTGCGCGCTGGGCGAGATACTGCTGCACCGGCTCCTGTTGAATGAGGAAGAAGCCGGAGGCGAGCAGCGCGCCGACCAGGGCGACGGGCCAAAGGAAGATGCGTGAGAGCCAGCGCCGCATCAGAAGGCCGATCCGAGTAAGACATGGATGGCCCACGGCTGTTCGCCGTAGGGGTTCTCGCGGAGCTGATAGCCGAAGTCAACGCGGATGGGTCCGACGAGCGTGAGGAAGCGCAGGCCCGCGCCGCCGGTCGTGTAGAGATCGGTCAAACGTGCCTGGGCGGATTCATTCCAGACGTTTCCGCCATCAGCGAAGAGAATCGCACTGACGGGTCCCCAGATATCGCGTTGAACTTCGACTGTAGCGAAGGCGGAGTAGTTGCCGCCGACGACGACGGATTGATCTTCTTCCGCGCGCGGTCCGATTTTGTTGCGGCCCCAGCCGCGAATGTTGGAAACTCCGCCGAGTTTCAAGCGCTCCTGAATGGGAGTCGTGGGGGAGTCGTATAACGTGCCCATGAACCCGACCTCACTGCGAAGGGCGAAGACTGTGAAGCGATTCGCAGGAATCAACACGCGGCCTGCGACGACAGCGCGCCACCAGCGATCCGGCAAATCCCAGAGCAGACCGGATTCAGCCAACGTCAGGCTGAGCACCTGTCCGCGGCGCGGGACAAGCGGATTGTCACGTGTGTCCCACCCGACGGCGAAGGTCTCGATGGAAATGGAGCTCACGTTGGTGACTGTTCCGGCAGAATCCACGCGCACTTCCTGGCGTCCGAATTCGTTGGCGACGGACAGGGCAACTTTGGGCAGCGGCGCTGCCGACAGGCGGGTGGTGGCGGAGGTGGTGCGAATGATCGTTCCGACATCGAACTCATATTCCCACGACGGGGTGATGGTGACGTCGGTGCTATTGAGCGGAGTGTGCGGCCAGAAGAGCGAGAAGCCGACTTTGCGATCAATTTTTTTCGTTTCGTTGAAGACGTCGCTGGCTTTGGTCTCCATTTTGAAACGACGGGCGCGGCCGAAGAAATTCAGATCGCTCAGTTCACCGGAGACGTGCACGCCTTCTTCGGTGTCGTAGCCGGAGCCTGTACGAACGATGTAGCGGTTGCCCTCTTCGGTGCGAATCAGGACGTCGAGAGTGTCGGACTCTTGTTCGAGATTGACATCGGCGCGCACCATGCGAAAGGTTTCGAGTCGCAGGAGTCGTTTGCGGGTTTCGTCGAGCCGCGTGGGGGAATACGGATCAAACTCGCGGTAGGCGAGTTCACGGCGGGCTGTGCCCTCGGCGACTTGTTTCAATCCAGTAATGTGTGTCTGGCCAAAGCGGCAGAAGGGTCCGGCGTTCAGATGGAAGATAACATCGGCGGAGTCGGCCGTGACGAGGAGCGTATCGAAGGTGACGTCAGCGCGGGCATGACCGATCAGGCGGAGTCGGTAGCGGAGCGTGTCAGCGGCGATATGCAGGTCGGTCTGCGACAGCCGTTTACCTTCGCGAATGGGCAGTTTCGCGGCCCAACGGGCTGAATCCACGCCAGCGGCTGAGCCTTGGGCGAGCTGCAAGCTCCAGTGGCGGAGGACGAGGGGGATGCCTTCTTCGATTTGCACGAGGGCGCGCAGTTCTTCTTTGCGCTCGTCGGGGAGAATTCTCCCGGTCACCCGCGCGGCGGGGAAGCCTTCACGCTGGTAGAAATTGCGGACGCGGAGCAGGTCGGCGGCGAAATCTTCGGCATAGAAGGTGGTGCGACTGCCGAGGGCAACGTAGCGACGCAGCCAGGTTGGCTTCTCGGTGGCCATGATGTCGAGCAGGTCGGCCCGGGCGAAGGCATGGATGCCGGGAAACTCGATGACGCGGATGGGCCAGCCGGTGTAGCGCTGCCACGCTTCGTAGTCATCGAGCGTGAACTGCGCCACGGCGGTGGTGGTCCACAGCAGCAGGGCGGCGAGGAGGTTGAATTTATAGAAAAGGCGGCGCATACAACCAAGAAATAAGGGGAAAAAGGAGCGGAAAAGCAACAGCGGGCAAGCGGGCGAAGATGGGGAGATCGGTGGAGAATGATGAACGATGAAGGATGGATGAGCGACGGAATGAACGCGGCCCGCTTGCGCGGGCCGGGAATCAGGTAGCGGTAGTGAAGCGCCGGAACCAGCGTCGCTGGGACCATCCTTTGAGGATTTGGGCGGCGACTTTGGGGGGATCGTCGCGCAATCCGTCGCGATTGGTTTCGAGCATCTCGGTGAGCCGGTCAATGCCCGTGAGCCCGGCGCGGAGCGCCTCGACGTCGGGCAGACCCTGGTTGGCTTGAGCGGCGGAGATTTGCACGCGGACGCGTTGTTCGACGGCATGCATGACGCGGTCGCACCAATGGAGGAAGTCCTGTTCGATGATCTGCTGCACGATTTTGTTGGCGCGGGCGAGTTGAGCGCGGCGGGCCGAGGCAATCTCTTCATTTTTGCCCATGAGCGATCCGACCAGTCCGGCGCGCTGGCCGCCGCCTTCGCTGAAGATGCGCTTGGCATCGAGCTCTTCTTCAATTTGGGCGCCGAGGCCGCTCTGACTCCAGCGCATTTCGATTTCTTTGAGGGAAATCGTGCGCAATTCGACACGCACCGCGAGGGCACCGAGCCCTTGCACGAATTCGGCCATGCGGTCGGTGAATAGTTCGGTGAGCCGCTTGGCCAGCGCGGGCACGGCCAGGGCCTGCAAGTAAGTGCTGGACTGCGGACCGGGTTGGCGTGGGTCTAGCAAAGCAGCCATCGCCGGGCCGGTCGTTTTCTTGCTGAAGAAATCGTCGAGCTCGTTGCGCAATCCACCGCTCCAATTGCGGCGGTATTCCCCAAGAGTCTGCCGGGTGATTTGCAGGCGGCGATTCTGCCGGTCAATTTCCAACGAATATTGCTGGCGCAGGCTGTCGAGCTGATCCACGAGCCTCGGCAAGACAAAGTGCCAGGTAGCGGCGTGCACGGCCTGGACCTCTTCATAGCTGATTTCGCGCAGAGTGCAGAGTTGACTGAAGAGCAGCGGGCGAACATCTTCGCGGACGATTTCGGTGGCGGCGAATTGCTTGACGATCATGCCGGGGCGTGTCATCCACGACTGGAAGGGCGGTGGCATTTCATCGCCGACGGCGACCAGGACATGCGCGCCGACGAGTGCTTCGAGGACCGCGGGCCAACCGGCGTGCAATGCGAGTGCTTCGGCGTCGGGCAGCCAGGCCAAGCGCCACGGGGACGCGCAGGCCACCTCGCGATGCAAGACCGTGACGCGGTCAGGCGGGAGCGGGCTGCTGAGCAAAGCGTGCAGAGCGGCGTCGGAGATTTCGCGTTCGGTGCTGCCGACGTGAATGCGCGTGACCTTTTCGTCGCCGGGTTCAATCCACCAGAGCAGGGGTGTTTCGCTGACGTCTTGAATTTCAGCGGGCAGCCCGACGCAGCGGGCCAGGTCGGTGACGAGCTGGCTGTCGCCACCGATGACGGTGAGGACCGGGGCTTCATCCACGACTTTGGCAAAGACCTCAAGCAGCGGCACGCGCAGACCGGTTTCGCGGCAAAGCGTTAGCAGTTCGAGCAGTTGCGGCGCGGCGATTCTACCGCTGTCCTGACCGGCCTGTTCGAAGAGCCGGGCCAGCAGCTGCGCGGCATGCCCCGCAGAATGTGAGAATTTATGATTCATCAATAGAAGTTAGAACTTCAGCAGCGACAGCAGATTTGTATTCAGGACAATCTGGAGCAGGACGCCGACTCCGACGAGCGTGGCGAGGAGCTTAAAGCTCTTGCGGTTCAGCTCTTGCTGCTGGTCGAGCTTCAGCGAGAGTTCGGCACGCGAGGCGATTTGGCGTTCGGCCTGTGTGCTTTCGATGAACTCGAACTTGGACTGGACGAGCTGCAAGACGTCGCGGCGAAAGGCGGGCAGGTCGTTGCGCTGCAGTTTTTCCAGTTCGGCGATGGTGGTATCGAGCATTTGGCTGAGTTCTGAGAGCTTTGTCTGCTCGGCGCCTTCGACGCGGCGCAGTTCGCCGCGCAAATCAATCAGGAAGCGTGTCAGTTCGTCGCGCGTCTCGCCGAGCGTCTTGCCGTGGGCGGCCAGTCCGCGTTCGTATTCGGATTGCGAGCGGCGCATGGCGTCAAGCATTTGTTCGTGCTTGTCGAGCGACTTATTGAGCAGCGGATAAAACTTCTTTTGGGCCTCGAACTCGGTCTTCATTTCCGAGGTCATGGTCACGAGATTCTGGGCGTCGCCGGCGAGGCCTTGCAGCGCGAGCTGATTGCTCTGGTTCATCGTTTCGAGGAACTTCGAGTAGCGTTCAATGGCCTGCGGGACGGTGCGGATCTGTTCGAGGAAGCGGTCGTACCCGCCGTCAATGACTTCCTTGAGGCGGGCGGCGTTGTCGTCGTAGTTGGCGCGGATGGATTCCTTGAGAATTTCCAGCGACTCTTGATTTCGCGAGCGCAGCGCCGACACTTCGGAGGCGACGACTTTGACGTGGGTTTCGATGGCGCGGGTGAAGCGCTCATTTTCTTCACTGCGGGACTGGAAGCTCGACAGTTTGTCGTCAATCAGCGAGGCGGTGCGGCTCACATCGGCGCTGAGCTCGCGGGATTGCGCTTCCTGTTGTTTGCTCTGCTCGCGAATGAAGGCGTCGTAGCGCGCGAGATCGGAGCGCAGCGTTTCGGTAATCGAGGCGAGCTGGTGCTCGACATCCTGTTTAAGGGTACCAAGATGCGCGGCGAACTCGGCGGCCATGCGCGCGGACAGCTCGTCGGTCTTCTGGGTGATTAACTCGAAGCGGCCGTCCCAGCGGCTGCGCAGCTCGGCCAGACCGGAGTCAATACGTTCGCGGGTGGTGCGTGCTTCGGCGTTGAGCTGTTCGGTGACTTTGCCGCTCTGGTCTTCCAGGCGGGTGATCAGTTGGCGGAGTTGTGAGTGCCGCTGCTCTTCGTTGTCGGAGAGTCCGTTGACGGATTGGCTGACGGCCTGGGCCTGATTATGCAGGTAGTCTTGCAGGCCATTGAGCTGTTGGACGATCTGCGCGGATGCGGAGAGCGTTCCTGTACGGATACCGTCAATCTGCTGCTTTTGCTCGTTGACATGGCGGCCGACGGCCTGCAGCGCTTGCGTGCGCTCTTTGCTCATGCGGTCGAGGCGGACGAGCAGCTCTTTGACGTTTTGTTGTTCGCGTTCGATGCGGTCGGTCTGCTTTTCGGTCATCTCGGAGAGATCGAGCGCGAAGTTGGCGAGACCTTTTTGGATTTCGGAGAGGTCGTTGACGTTTGACTTGCGAATGTCATCGAACTCGCGAAGCAGGCGGTTTTCGGTACCGGAGAGGGCGGCCGTGAATTCGCCGCTGTCGAAGGCGACGGGTACGCCGACGACGGGTTGTTCTTCGGACTGGACTCGGGGTCGTTCGCGCTCGACGCGCACCATGGCGTCCATCTGATCACGCAGACGGGCCAGCGCGCTGTCAAGTTCCGCCTGAACTTTGGGCGCGACCAAGCGGAGCGCCTCATCAATCGTCTTGTCGAGCTTGGCGATCCGTTCACTCTGATCGCGCGTGTTGTTGGACAGCAGTTCGCGCAGTTCGGCGGAATAGCGGGCCAGCTCTTCGGTCACGGTGGACTCGGTGCGGGCCAGCAATTGGCCGATCTCGTCGGTATTGGGTGCGTAGACTATCGGGGCGGCGGGTGCTTCAACGGCCGGGGCGGTAGCAACATAGGCCGGCTGGTCGCTGACGCGGGCCGACAGTTGGCTAATCTGCTGAATTTCCTGCTCGGCCTTGCGGCAGAGACCGTCGAGCCGGGAGGAGAAGGCCTGCAGGCGCTCCTCGATATCGCTGGAGAGGCGCTGGAGGGCTTCGCGGCTGGCAGACGACTGTTCGCCGACGATACCGGCCTCTGCACGGAGGGCCTGTTCCAATTCGCGCTGAGTGGCGGCGAGCTGCAGCAGGACTTCTTCGGCCCGGACGCGCATTTGCTCGGAGCCTTGGCGCATCTGGGTCTCGATTTCCTTGACCCCTTCGAGCATTCTGGTGCCAGCGGGTGCAAAAACCTCCTTGAGGCGGTCCACACCGCGGGCGATTTGTTGCAGGGACTCGCCGGACTGTTGTATATTGTCGAGCCCCTCGGAGAGCTTCCCGAGCTGCTCCCGGAAGGCAGGTATAAACTGTTGTTCTGTAAGCTCTTGGGTGAAAGATTCGAGGAATTGCCGTAGGGGTTCAACGAGTTCAGCACCGGGTGTAGGCTTGGCAGGGGTCATGCGAAACGCTCCTAAGTCACGAAAATGGTCAAAATCCGATTACTCCAGAGCAAGGTTGGTACCAACGGGGGAAGCGGAAATGCAACATTTCAACACAAGTGTCACTCCGTATAGACAGAGCCGCCGGGGCGGTTCGCTTGGCACCTGCATAGGTGCAGCAGTTCTGCAACTTGATGAGTATTTAGGCACAACATGTCAAAGAAAGCCAAACGCATTATCTGGATTGTCGTCGGGCTCCTCGTGGTGGGGGGTGGCGCGGTGGCTTACCAGCAACAGCAAGGCAAAGAGAAGCCGGCGGCGACGGTAACCGTCGAGACGGCGGCGCGTCGTCAATTAGTGGCGACCGTTTCAGCGGAAGGCCGGATAGATCCGGTGACCCAAGTGAAGTTATCAGCGGAAATTCCGGGCCGGATCACGAAGCTCGCGGTGAAAGAGGGCGATGTGGTGAAGCAGGGGGATTTTCTGGTCGAGCTTGACCCGGAGATGTATATCACGGCTCTCGACGCGACGAAATCTGCCTTGAAATCGGCCCAGGCGAGCAAGCTGAAAGCGGACTCGGACTATCGTCGCGTGTCTGAGCTTGTGTCGCGGGGGATGTCCTCGCAGGCCGATATGGACGCGATGCTGGCGCAGTCCCAGTTAGCGGAAGCGGATCTTGAGCGGGCTCAGGCCGAAGAGCGGCGGGCGCGCGAGAATATGGGCAAGACGCGGCTGTCGGCCCCGATGTCCGGCACGGTGTCGGCGTTGAACAAAGAGGTGGGCGAGCTGACGCTCGGGTCGCAGTTTCAAGAGGACGTGATTCTGATCGTAGCCGACTTAAGCAAAATGGAAGTGAAGGCGAACGTGGACGAGAACGACATCGTCAATGTCAGTCTTTACGATACGGCACGGATCGAGATAGACGCGTTTCCGGACACGACCTTTCGCGGGTTGGTGATGGAGATTGCGCAATCGGCGAGTAATGCATCGGGATCAGGTGATTTCGGGGCGGAAGTCTCGGCGACGAATTTTGAAGTCAGCGTTGTCTTGATAGACACCGTCCCGGGTGTGCGGCCGGGTATGTCTTCGACGGTGGACATTGAGACGGATTACCGTAACGACGCGCTGTCCGTTCCGATTCAATCGGTGGCGGTGCGCAAGAAGGGGGAAGGCGAGGCGGTGACGTTGACGCGAGAAGCCGAGGAGCTATCGTCGCGGCAGATCACGGAGCAGGTCAAGTCAGGCACGCTCGACACGGCCAAGATTGCCAAGAAGGATGAGCTGGAGACGGGCATCTTCCGCTATGTGAATGGCGAGGCGGTGTGGACGATGATCAAAGCCGGAATCGCCGCGGACCGTTACATGGAAGTTATGGACGGCGTGGCGGTGGGTGACTCGATTATTACGGGCCCGTACCGGGCGCTGGCGCGTGACTTGAAGGATAAGGACAAGGTCGCGCTGGAAGAAGAGAAGAAGAAGGACGGCGACGAGAAAGACAAGGACAAGGGTTAGCGCGCAGAGGAGCTGAACGCGTTACGCCGCCGCCGGGTGGTTGGCGACTTGGTCTTGGGTTGACGGAATGGACACGCAGTGCAGGAATGACAGAGAGAGTTTGCGAAATCAAATCGGTGTCATCACATATTATGACTTCTGAACGCCGCACGATGATTGACATTCAGAACATGAGCAAGGTGTACGACCTGGGGACGATTCAGGTTGAAGCGCTGCGCGGAGTGAATGTCAAGATACTCGAAAACGACTATGTAGCCATTATGGGGCCGTCGGGTTCGGGTAAATCCACGCTGATGAATCTGATTGGCTGTCTGGACACTCCGACGTCTGGCGAGTACTATCTTGCCGGAGAGCGGGTTGCCGGATTGGCGGATCGGCAATTGGCGGAGATTCGGAATCGTCGGATCGGTTTTGTGTTTCAAACCTTCAACCTCCTCCCTCGCGCGTCTGCGCTGCAAAACGTGGAACTCCCTCTCGTCTATGCAGGTGAATCCCCCTCGGAGCGGCGCAGGCGCGCGAAGGAGGCGTTGGAGGCTGTTGGTCTGGGCGACCGCATGAAACACAAGCCGAATGAGATGTCGGGCGGTCAGCGGCAGCGTGTGGCGATTGCGCGCGCGCTGGTGACGAATCCTGCGATCATATTGGCGGACGAACCGACGGGAAACCTCGATTCGAAGACCGGTGAAGAGATCATGCAGTTGCTGGAGAATATCTATGAGAACGGTAATACGATTATTCTGGTGACGCACGAAGAGGAAATTGCGCGGCACGCGCGCCGGATTGTGCGTTTACGTGACGGATTGATCGAGTCTGATCAGGCGATGCCGCGCGCGGCGTAATCCAATCATGCGATTTCTGATAGACGTCATTAACGGATTGCGGATAGCTTTCGGGGCGCTGCGCGCCAACAAGCTGCGCGCGAGTCTGACCACTTTGGGCATCGTCATCGGCGTGATGACGGTGATCATGATGGTCGTGATCGTTATGGGTCTTAACAAGGCGCTGCGGAGCCAACTTGAATTTTTGGGCGCGGAGACGGTCTATATTTCGCGCTGGGATTGGAACGGCAACGACTGGCGGGACATGATCAAGCGGCGCGACATGGAACTGCGGTACGTGGATGCGCTGCGCAAAGAGTCGCGGGAGATTGAAGCGATTTCGCCGTTCTACGACCAGCAGATGAACGTGTCGTTTCGCGGGGCGACGCTGTCGCGGGTGAATATTCAGGGGGTGTCGGAAGAGTTCTTTTTGACCAATCCCAAGGACCTGGCCGAGGGGCGGGTGTTCACCGGGCAGGAGGTCAGCCGGAACGCGAACGTGACGGTTATCGGTCAGGACGTCGCGGCGCAGTTGTTCCCGGATCAATCGGCGATCGGCAAAGAGCTTAAAATCGGCGCGTGGAATTTTGAAGTAATCGGCGTGACGACGAAGTACGGCAAGGTGTTCGGGCAGAGCTGGGATAATTTCTGCGTGATACCGTACGGCGTATTTGAGAAGCGCTTCGCGGGCCGCAATTTTGACGGTCTAACGATCGTTGCGAAGGGTCGCAGCGCGGATCGAATCGAGGATTTGCAGTGGGAAGTCACGGGTATCATGCGGCGGCTGCGGCATCTTGATCCGCGCGAAGTCAACGATTTCGGGTTGAACACGCAGTCGGCGATTCTGGATCAATTCAATCAGATGACCGCCGCGGTGTACGCGGGTGGAATTATCATCGGGCTGATCTCGCTGATAGTAGGTGGTATCGGGATCATGAATATCATGCTGGTTTCGGTAACGGAACGAACGTCGGAGATCGGTTTGCGCAAGGCCTTGGGGGCGAAGCGTTGGAATATCGCATGGCAATTCTTGACGGAATCGGCGGTGATCTGCGCGGTCGGCGGCATCGTGGGGGTAGGTTTGGCCGCGTTGGTGTCGCAGGCCCTGAACAACGTTCTGCCAACCTACATGCCGATGTGGATCGTCTTGGTGGGCGTGCTGTTTTCGGCGGTGGTGGGCATATTCTTCGGATTGTATCCAAGCGTAAAGGCGGCGTCATTGTCACCGATCGAAGCGCTGAGGGCGGATTAGCATGATGCGCAAGTTGGCACGATCGCTGGGGGCATTCTGGGAGTCGTTTCGCATGGCGCTGGAAGCAATGCGGGCGCATAAGCTGCGCGCGTTTTTGACTCTCATCGGCGTCGTGATCGGCGTGGCCACAATCATCTCGATGATGACGGTGCTCGGCGGGATGAAATACAAGATTGACGATGCGATGCTGAACTCGCTGGGTGCGAACGTGTTTCAGGTGCAGCGTTATGACGGTGACGGGGGGATTCACTTCGGTCCGCGGCGCCGGAAATGGCGGCCAAAGATCGAGGCTTCGTATGCCAAGGAGATCCGCGAGCGTTGTCCATCTGTGCGCTCGGTCGGCATTGAGTCGTGGAGCTTCGGGCGGCGCTTGACGCGGGGCGGTCTGGAGACAAACGGTGATCATTCTATTGCGGGCGGTTCGGTCGAATTCGGCACGAACAATTCGCGTTATACTGTGCTTGGTCGGCCTATATCGCAGCAGGACGTTTCGTCTGCGCGTCGCGTGATCGTGCTGGGTTTTGACGCGTACAAGAAGCTCTATGCGGGCGGTGATCCGCTGGGGACGTTTGTGCGTGTGGACGGTCAGAAGTTTGAAGTGATCGGCGTGTTTGAAGAGCGCGGCGAGATGTTTGGCGAATCGCAGGACCGTGAGAATTGGATACCGTTCTCGACGTTTGAGAGAATCTACGGGGACAAGTCCGTCAACCTGACGGTTCAGGCGTGGGATCCGTCCGCGTACCGCAAGTCGCAATACGAAGTCGTTGAGGCGATGCGGGTGCTGCGCGGATTGCGGCCAGGGGAAGAGAATAACTTCGCGATGTGGACGCCGGACCTGATGCAGAAGCAGTTCACAGAGCAGACGGCCTGGATCGGCGTGGCCACGTTCGGCATCTGCGGCATATCGCTGCTGGTCGCGGGCATCGGGATCATGAATATCATGCTTGTTTCGGTGACGGAGCGCACCCGCGAGATTGGTGTGCGCAAGGCGCTGGGCGGAACACGCGGTTCGATATTGCGGCAGTTCCTGATTGAAGCGACGACGCTTTCCCTCGTGGGCGGCGCGATCGGCATCATGTTGGGTTACGGCGTGGCGGTGCTGCTCAATACGCGCTGGGATTTTCCGGCGCCGGTTCCAGTCTGGGCGGTCATGCTCGCGACGATTTTCTGTACGGTGGTGGGAGTGGGGTTCGGAATGTGGCCGGCAATCAAGGCGTCGCGGCTCGATCCGATTGAAGCATTGCGCTACGAATAGAGTGTTATAATCACAGGTGTCATGATGCGCACTCCGTTTCTGCGGGGAAAGAAGGTTGTATTGGGGGCGATCGCTGACGGAGATGTTCCGACGATTGCCGGTTGGATCAACGATCCCGAAATCTACGTCAACTTACTGATCACCAAACCGAATCGCGAGCAGGATTCGCGGACGCGGCTCGAGGCTTTTTGCACGGCGGCGGATACGCAGATGTTCGCGATCTGCCTGCACGACGGCAAGCTGATCGGGGTTATGGGGCTGCATGAGATTGACTGGGTACACCGCAACGCCACATCGGGCGCGTTTATCGGCTCGGCGGAGCATCGCGGCCAAGGCTACGGTCTGGACGCGAAGATGCTCGTGTGCTATCACGCGTTCTGCACGCTGAATTTGCATAAACTCTATACCCATGCTTATGAATTCAATGCCGTGAGCCTGCGTTACAATGCGAAGTGCGGCTACCGTGAAGAGGGTCGGCGGCGTGAGCACTATTTTCGGGCGGGGCGTTATTGGGACGTGGTTGAGACGGGGCTTTTGCGGCCGGAGTGGCTGCCGTTGTGGGAAGCGTATCGCGCGGGCGACGCCTCGATTCGCGTGCCCGAACCGAAATTGGCGTGATGATTGGTGTCAACTGATTTGAGAATGGTCACATGTTTCGAAAACTCTGGAGCGCCCTCGCGGCGCTCGTGCTTATGATGGGCTTGGCCAACGCGAATCCCGCCGCGGATTTGCCGCTTGAGGAATTCTTCAAGACGTACAAAGTCGCCAGCATGTCGTTTTCACCGGATGAAACGAAGTTGGCGTTTGTGTCGGATAAGTACGGTCTGTTTCAGCCGTATACGATGCCGGTGCGGGGCGGGGCGTGGACGCCGCTGGTGACCACGGGCGATGCGATCATGGCCGTATTCTGGTGTCCGACGGACGCCGACAAGATCTTCTTTTCGATGGACAGCGGCGGCGATGAGAATTTCCGGCTGCATTTATACTCCGTGAAGAGCGGGACGTACGAAGC harbors:
- a CDS encoding BamA/TamA family outer membrane protein — encoded protein: MRRLFYKFNLLAALLLWTTTAVAQFTLDDYEAWQRYTGWPIRVIEFPGIHAFARADLLDIMATEKPTWLRRYVALGSRTTFYAEDFAADLLRVRNFYQREGFPAARVTGRILPDERKEELRALVQIEEGIPLVLRHWSLQLAQGSAAGVDSARWAAKLPIREGKRLSQTDLHIAADTLRYRLRLIGHARADVTFDTLLVTADSADVIFHLNAGPFCRFGQTHITGLKQVAEGTARRELAYREFDPYSPTRLDETRKRLLRLETFRMVRADVNLEQESDTLDVLIRTEEGNRYIVRTGSGYDTEEGVHVSGELSDLNFFGRARRFKMETKASDVFNETKKIDRKVGFSLFWPHTPLNSTDVTITPSWEYEFDVGTIIRTTSATTRLSAAPLPKVALSVANEFGRQEVRVDSAGTVTNVSSISIETFAVGWDTRDNPLVPRRGQVLSLTLAESGLLWDLPDRWWRAVVAGRVLIPANRFTVFALRSEVGFMGTLYDSPTTPIQERLKLGGVSNIRGWGRNKIGPRAEEDQSVVVGGNYSAFATVEVQRDIWGPVSAILFADGGNVWNESAQARLTDLYTTGGAGLRFLTLVGPIRVDFGYQLRENPYGEQPWAIHVLLGSAF
- a CDS encoding GNAT family N-acetyltransferase is translated as MRTPFLRGKKVVLGAIADGDVPTIAGWINDPEIYVNLLITKPNREQDSRTRLEAFCTAADTQMFAICLHDGKLIGVMGLHEIDWVHRNATSGAFIGSAEHRGQGYGLDAKMLVCYHAFCTLNLHKLYTHAYEFNAVSLRYNAKCGYREEGRRREHYFRAGRYWDVVETGLLRPEWLPLWEAYRAGDASIRVPEPKLA
- a CDS encoding efflux RND transporter periplasmic adaptor subunit — its product is MSKKAKRIIWIVVGLLVVGGGAVAYQQQQGKEKPAATVTVETAARRQLVATVSAEGRIDPVTQVKLSAEIPGRITKLAVKEGDVVKQGDFLVELDPEMYITALDATKSALKSAQASKLKADSDYRRVSELVSRGMSSQADMDAMLAQSQLAEADLERAQAEERRARENMGKTRLSAPMSGTVSALNKEVGELTLGSQFQEDVILIVADLSKMEVKANVDENDIVNVSLYDTARIEIDAFPDTTFRGLVMEIAQSASNASGSGDFGAEVSATNFEVSVVLIDTVPGVRPGMSSTVDIETDYRNDALSVPIQSVAVRKKGEGEAVTLTREAEELSSRQITEQVKSGTLDTAKIAKKDELETGIFRYVNGEAVWTMIKAGIAADRYMEVMDGVAVGDSIITGPYRALARDLKDKDKVALEEEKKKDGDEKDKDKG
- a CDS encoding ABC transporter permease; the protein is MMRKLARSLGAFWESFRMALEAMRAHKLRAFLTLIGVVIGVATIISMMTVLGGMKYKIDDAMLNSLGANVFQVQRYDGDGGIHFGPRRRKWRPKIEASYAKEIRERCPSVRSVGIESWSFGRRLTRGGLETNGDHSIAGGSVEFGTNNSRYTVLGRPISQQDVSSARRVIVLGFDAYKKLYAGGDPLGTFVRVDGQKFEVIGVFEERGEMFGESQDRENWIPFSTFERIYGDKSVNLTVQAWDPSAYRKSQYEVVEAMRVLRGLRPGEENNFAMWTPDLMQKQFTEQTAWIGVATFGICGISLLVAGIGIMNIMLVSVTERTREIGVRKALGGTRGSILRQFLIEATTLSLVGGAIGIMLGYGVAVLLNTRWDFPAPVPVWAVMLATIFCTVVGVGFGMWPAIKASRLDPIEALRYE
- a CDS encoding ABC transporter permease; translated protein: MRFLIDVINGLRIAFGALRANKLRASLTTLGIVIGVMTVIMMVVIVMGLNKALRSQLEFLGAETVYISRWDWNGNDWRDMIKRRDMELRYVDALRKESREIEAISPFYDQQMNVSFRGATLSRVNIQGVSEEFFLTNPKDLAEGRVFTGQEVSRNANVTVIGQDVAAQLFPDQSAIGKELKIGAWNFEVIGVTTKYGKVFGQSWDNFCVIPYGVFEKRFAGRNFDGLTIVAKGRSADRIEDLQWEVTGIMRRLRHLDPREVNDFGLNTQSAILDQFNQMTAAVYAGGIIIGLISLIVGGIGIMNIMLVSVTERTSEIGLRKALGAKRWNIAWQFLTESAVICAVGGIVGVGLAALVSQALNNVLPTYMPMWIVLVGVLFSAVVGIFFGLYPSVKAASLSPIEALRAD
- a CDS encoding ABC transporter ATP-binding protein, with the protein product MIDIQNMSKVYDLGTIQVEALRGVNVKILENDYVAIMGPSGSGKSTLMNLIGCLDTPTSGEYYLAGERVAGLADRQLAEIRNRRIGFVFQTFNLLPRASALQNVELPLVYAGESPSERRRRAKEALEAVGLGDRMKHKPNEMSGGQRQRVAIARALVTNPAIILADEPTGNLDSKTGEEIMQLLENIYENGNTIILVTHEEEIARHARRIVRLRDGLIESDQAMPRAA